A single Paraburkholderia sp. FT54 DNA region contains:
- a CDS encoding PAAR domain-containing protein: protein MIEGDRSAANDGRPVAYQGAPIYCPSCKSEGRIINIIPYLPMALCGGKQVALEGDWCACKCEPPPPLIASRDDMFMTMDAQELAQMGYAPDGKLLEKNPKVQDEVFDRYFRFVDENGEPVSEIRVHLIDVNAQTKLVRTDGNGRTPLMSGREGQRIGVRLTASGRQ, encoded by the coding sequence ATGATTGAAGGAGACAGGTCAGCCGCGAACGATGGCCGGCCTGTCGCATATCAAGGCGCACCGATTTACTGTCCGTCATGCAAGTCCGAGGGGCGAATTATCAACATCATCCCTTATCTGCCGATGGCGCTCTGCGGCGGCAAGCAGGTCGCCCTGGAGGGCGACTGGTGCGCGTGCAAGTGTGAGCCGCCGCCGCCGCTGATAGCGTCCCGCGACGACATGTTCATGACCATGGACGCACAGGAACTGGCCCAAATGGGCTACGCGCCGGATGGAAAATTGCTGGAAAAGAACCCTAAAGTTCAGGACGAAGTATTCGACCGATACTTTCGATTTGTCGACGAGAACGGCGAGCCGGTGAGTGAAATTCGCGTTCATCTGATAGATGTAAATGCGCAGACGAAGCTGGTAAGAACCGACGGCAACGGACGGACGCCCCTTATGTCCGGAAGAGAGGGCCAGCGCATTGGTGTTCGTCTTACTGCGAGCGGACGACAATGA
- the glyQ gene encoding glycine--tRNA ligase subunit alpha: protein MLTFQQIILTLQSYWDKQGCALLQPIDMEVGAGTSHVHTFLRAVGPEPWRAAYVQPSRRPKDGRYGENPNRLQHYYQYQVVLKPAPENILDLYLGSLEALGFDLKQNDVRFVEDDWENPTLGAWGLGWEVWLNGMEVTQFTYFQQVGGLDCKPVLGEITYGLERLAMYLQKVENVYDLVWTEWEEQGPNGPELRRLTYGDVYHQNEVEQSTYNFEYANVELLFSIFNSYEAEARRMIEAQIALPAYELVLKAGHTFNLLDARGAISVTERAAYIGRIRALSKLVAQAYYDSREKLGFPMLGNPVHGVPGLTTDEQDAAMPAWAPPLKVERKIDQD from the coding sequence ATGCTCACGTTTCAGCAAATCATCCTGACCTTGCAGTCCTACTGGGACAAGCAGGGTTGCGCGTTGCTCCAGCCGATCGACATGGAAGTCGGCGCGGGCACGTCCCACGTCCATACCTTCCTGCGCGCGGTCGGCCCCGAGCCGTGGCGTGCGGCTTATGTGCAACCGTCGCGCCGCCCGAAAGACGGCCGCTATGGCGAGAACCCGAACCGTCTGCAGCACTACTACCAGTACCAGGTCGTGCTCAAGCCGGCGCCGGAAAACATCCTCGACCTGTACCTCGGCTCGCTCGAAGCGCTCGGCTTCGATCTGAAGCAGAACGACGTGCGCTTCGTCGAAGACGACTGGGAAAACCCCACGCTCGGCGCCTGGGGTCTGGGCTGGGAAGTGTGGCTGAACGGCATGGAAGTGACGCAGTTCACGTACTTCCAGCAGGTCGGCGGTCTGGACTGCAAGCCGGTGCTCGGCGAAATCACGTACGGGCTCGAACGTCTCGCCATGTATCTGCAGAAGGTCGAGAACGTCTACGACCTCGTCTGGACCGAGTGGGAAGAGCAAGGCCCGAACGGCCCGGAACTGCGTCGCCTGACTTATGGCGACGTGTACCACCAGAACGAAGTCGAACAGTCCACCTACAACTTCGAATACGCCAACGTCGAGTTGCTGTTCTCGATCTTCAACAGCTACGAAGCCGAAGCGAGGCGCATGATCGAAGCGCAGATCGCGCTGCCCGCCTATGAGCTGGTGCTGAAGGCCGGCCACACGTTCAACCTGCTCGACGCACGCGGCGCCATTTCAGTCACGGAACGCGCGGCGTATATCGGCCGCATTCGTGCGCTGTCGAAGCTGGTTGCGCAGGCTTACTACGATTCGCGCGAAAAGCTCGGCTTCCCGATGCTCGGCAATCCGGTGCACGGCGTGCCCGGCCTCACGACCGACGAACAGGACGCCGCGATGCCCGCCTGGGCGCCGCCGCTGAAAGTCGAACGCAAGATCGACCAGGACTGA